The following are encoded in a window of Nilaparvata lugens isolate BPH chromosome 13, ASM1435652v1, whole genome shotgun sequence genomic DNA:
- the LOC111056876 gene encoding serine protease inhibitor 88Ea isoform X1, translating to MMILWMCVVAVTLPVFTNQQCLTKDDSKPSTDPQARLALFRGQQEFSLAMLQTVNHMYPNQNIFFSPHSIYQAMLLSYFVAANHTEASIKKAIFLPKQQDKLSTMQAYRLEKFFQSMRLVNGSDSYELRSANRLFVSQQQKVKECMLELFKDEVQQVDFAKSAESAQVINQWVANQTKNNIKELIPEGSISETTQLILTNAAYFKGLWKSKFLKSNSRKEIFYINSSKNAFVTMMRQKGTFNHAVSEQLGAHILELPYKGDDVSMFVLLPPFASPSGITNILKRLTLKTLHEIIDEDSMIPRAVEVSIPKFEVEKSIELVQILTSFGIDMFEDTADLSSLTDATGPRVRFTDAVHKARLQVDEDGTTAAAATAVLSFRSSRPLDPAQFICNHPFVYIIYDKVAQVVLFTGVYSTPEGGNEAQ from the exons GCCAACAGGAGTTCAGCTTGGCAATGCTGCAGACGGTGAACCACATGTACCCGAACCAGAACATCTTCTTCTCGCCTCACAGCATCTACCAGGCAATGTTGTTGTCCTACTTTGTCGCCGCCAATCACACCGAAGCCTCCATTAAGAAGGCCATCTTCCTGCCCAAGCAACAG GATAAGTTGAGTACTATGCAGGCTTACAGGTTGGAGAAATTCTTCCAAAGCATGCGATTGGTCAACGGATCTGACAGCTATGAACTGCGCAGTGCTAACCGACTGTTTGTCTCACAACAGCAGAAG GTGAAGGAGTGCATGCTGGAGCTGTTCAAGGACGAGGTGCAGCAGGTGGATTTCGCCAAGTCAGCAGAATCGGCGCAAGTGATCAACCAGTGGGTGGCCAACCAGACCAAGAACAACATTAAGGAGTTGATACCTGAAGGCAGTATTAGCGAGACAACACAGCTCATACTG acAAACGCGGCCTACTTCAAGGGACTGTGGAAGTCAAAGTTCTTGAAATCCAACTCCCGAAAGGAGATCTTCTACATTAACAGTTCTAAAAACGCTTTTGTTACCATGATGAGACAGAAGGGAACATTCAATCATG CCGTATCAGAACAACTAGGAGCCCACATCCTGGAGCTGCCCTACAAAGGTGATGACGTCAGCATGTTTGTCCTACTTCCTCCCTTTGCCAGTCCGTCAGGTATCACCAACATCCTGAAGCGGTTGACCCTGAAGACTCTGCACGAGATCATAGACGAAGACAGCATGATTCCGCGTGCCGTCGAGGTGTCCATTCCCAAGTTCGAGGTTGAAAAGTCTATCGAGTTGGTCCAG ATCCTGACCTCGTTCGGCATCGACATGTTCGAAGACACTGCCGACCTGTCGTCGCTGACCGATGCGACCGGCCCGCGTGTGCGATTCACCGACGCCGTGCACAAGGCGCGACTCCAGGTGGACGAGGACGGCACAACCGCCGCAGCTGCGACTGCCGTTCTGTCGTTCAGGTCGTCACGACCGCTCGATCCGGCACAGTTCATTTGCAACCATCCGTTTGTCTACATCATCTACGACAAGGTCGCACAGGTTGTGCTGTTCACTGGGGTATATAGCACGCCTGAAGGCGGTAATGAAGCTCAGTAA
- the LOC111056876 gene encoding serine protease inhibitor 88Ea isoform X2, producing MMILWMCVVAVTLPVFTNQQCLTKDDSKPSTDPQARLALFRGQQEFSLAMLQTVNHMYPNQNIFFSPHSIYQAMLLSYFVAANHTEASIKKAIFLPKQQDKLSTMQAYRLEKFFQSMRLVNGSDSYELRSANRLFVSQQQKVKECMLELFKDEVQQVDFAKSAESAQVINQWVANQTKNNIKELIPEGSISETTQLILTNAAYFKGLWKSKFLKSNSRKEIFYINSSKNAFVTMMRQKGTFNHAVSEQLGAHILELPYKGDDVSMFVLLPPFASPSGITNILKRLTLKTLHEIIDEDSMIPRAVEVSIPKFEVEKSIELVQILTSFGIDMFEDTADLSSLTDATGPRVRFTDAVHKARLQVDEDGTTAAAATAVLSFRSSRPLDPAQFICNHPFVYIIYDKVAQVVLFTGVYSTPEGGNEAQ from the exons GCCAACAGGAGTTCAGCTTGGCAATGCTGCAGACGGTGAACCACATGTACCCGAACCAGAACATCTTCTTCTCGCCTCACAGCATCTACCAGGCAATGTTGTTGTCCTACTTTGTCGCCGCCAATCACACCGAAGCCTCCATTAAGAAGGCCATCTTCCTGCCCAAGCAACAG GATAAGTTGAGTACTATGCAGGCTTACAGGTTGGAGAAATTCTTCCAAAGCATGCGATTGGTCAACGGATCTGACAGCTATGAACTGCGCAGTGCTAACCGACTATTTGTCTCACAACAGCAGAAG GTGAAGGAGTGCATGCTGGAGCTGTTCAAGGACGAGGTGCAGCAGGTGGATTTCGCCAAGTCAGCAGAATCGGCGCAAGTGATCAACCAGTGGGTGGCCAACCAGACCAAGAACAACATTAAGGAGTTGATACCTGAAGGCAGTATTAGCGAGACAACACAGCTCATACTG acAAACGCGGCCTACTTCAAGGGACTGTGGAAGTCAAAGTTCTTGAAATCCAACTCCCGAAAGGAGATCTTCTACATTAACAGTTCTAAAAACGCTTTTGTTACCATGATGAGACAGAAGGGAACATTCAATCATG CCGTATCAGAACAACTAGGAGCCCACATCCTGGAGCTGCCCTACAAAGGTGATGACGTCAGCATGTTTGTCCTACTTCCTCCCTTTGCCAGTCCGTCAGGTATCACCAACATCCTGAAGCGGTTGACCCTGAAGACTCTGCACGAGATCATAGACGAAGACAGCATGATTCCGCGTGCCGTCGAGGTGTCCATTCCCAAGTTCGAGGTTGAAAAGTCTATCGAGTTGGTCCAG ATCCTGACCTCGTTCGGCATCGACATGTTCGAAGACACTGCCGACCTGTCGTCGCTGACCGATGCGACCGGCCCGCGTGTGCGATTCACCGACGCCGTGCACAAGGCGCGACTCCAGGTGGACGAGGACGGCACAACCGCCGCAGCTGCGACTGCCGTTCTGTCGTTCAGGTCGTCACGACCGCTCGATCCGGCACAGTTCATTTGCAACCATCCGTTTGTCTACATCATCTACGACAAGGTCGCACAGGTTGTGCTGTTCACTGGGGTATATAGCACGCCTGAAGGCGGTAATGAAGCTCAGTAA